Part of the Diceros bicornis minor isolate mBicDic1 chromosome 2, mDicBic1.mat.cur, whole genome shotgun sequence genome is shown below.
TTGTTTTCAGAGGGATCCACTTCAGCTGCTGTGTAGAGTGGACTGTAGGGTGTGTGTCAGTCAAGATCCAGTCAGTGAAACAGAAATCACTCTAGGTATTCCACACAAGGGGAATCTGATACAGGGAAGGAAGTGAACCACCAAAGGGATGGTAAGGCAGtccaaagattggcaacagcagGAAGTTCCTACCACACTTAGGCTAGAAGGGTAATGGAAGGAAATGGTATTCCAGTACCCAGAGACCAGGGTCACCCTACAGGCCCCAGAACCACAGAGGGGGTCGcctgaaggagagagaggctgTCTTCCACAGACGCAGATCCAGAGCCCCAGGCTAAGCACGAGAAGGAAAATACCCCGGCTTCTTCTCTCCTTGCATCCTCCAGTCTTCTGCTGATAACTTCCATTGGCTGAATATACCCAAAAATCAACTGGCAAAGGAGCCTGGGAAGTACAGTTCCCTGGAAGGCACAGCAGCACTGGGGAAGACTGCTAGGACCCAGGGGGCTGGTGCCAGGCCCTGTCTCTCCCTTGCCAGCTCTGTGTGTCTCTAAAGGGCAAGACAGGCAAATGACCAGCACAAGGTACAGGAGCAGAAGCCAGGAGACCAGTCAAGAGGATGCTGAAATGGTCCAGGTGAGAGGTGCCGGTGGCTGGGACCATAGTACTGAGAGTGGTGAGAAATGACTGGATTCAGATAcgttgatggattggatgtggagtGTGAGGGAAAGGGAGGTGTCAATGAAAACTTCTGAGATGGAGTTTACCAGATGGGAACGCTCCTCCTCACTGAGAGGAGCAGGTTGGGAAGGGGTCAAGAGTCATGGTTCTGTTTTGGACAATAGGATGTTTGAGATGCCCAGTAGTCAAAGTACTGGGGGAGATGCTGAAGAAGCAGCTGGATCCCCAAGtctggggttggggagaggaaggagcttCAGATACAAATGCAAGCCATCAGGGTATAGATGTGGTTTTGCCATGGGACTGGGCAACTTTACCTGGGGGCATATGCCCCACTGGAGTCACGTGGCTTTCCCTGAGCCAGCCACATTGCGGGGATGCCATACACTGACTGGCCAGGACTGGGCTTTGTGCCTAATCAGGAAAATGGAGGGTGGGGATCTTGCTCACCCAAACCGCAAGTCCTGAGCGTTGGGGAGGGGTGGTTTCCTAAAGAAAACACAGGTGCTCTTAGCAGAAGGGGACTTACTTgttaacagcaaaaacaaaacaaaacaaaacacaacagttGCCCCCTAAGGCCTCCTCTCATTAATTCCACACACTGTCATGAAGCAGCTATTCAGTGCCAAGCTAATACGGCTGAGCACCACCACCGGCCAAGTCCTGCGATTTTTCCCTCACTTTACCTAGCCTCCTCTCCAAGAGAACTAGCCCTCCTGGGGGCCTGAGCGTACCTAGGGGTCTCCCTGCTCCAGCTCTTTCTTACTggtacctcagtttcccctcagTACAAGGGCTGAATGATCTTATTACCCCCACTGATGGGGACGGGAGAGGAGAGCAGATGGGAGGCCACTTCCAGCTCCTGGGAAAGGCAGAGCAAGGTCtggctgactccaaagcccacccTCTAACGTCCTCAGTCTAGACTCCAGCCTGTGCCTGCTCTGAGCCCCCCTTCAGAGGCACCCCCAGCACTTCCACAGCACAGCCTCTAGCCTCCAGCTGGCAGCTGCTAGGACCCAGGGGTCTGGTGccaggccctgcccctccctTGCCAGCTCTGTGTGTCTCTAAAGGGCAACATCAGAGTGACAGTCAGTACCATCTCCAGCAGGAACTGAGTTgctggggcagaggagagagccGCAGTCTCAGCCTTGCATTCCTCCATGGGGCCAGCCAAGCCCGCAAGAGGATGGCAGCCTGGGCGTCGGAGCCAGCGCCCGGGCAGCCTATGAGGTGAGGGGCCAGAAGAGCAAGAGACGGGTGATgggaatggggggagggggagacgcTCCATTTCGCTCTCTGCATCCCAGCACAGGGTGAAGCCTGAACACCCGAATGGCCAACACTACAGGGCTGAACGCCACAGAAGTCGCAGGCTCGATGGGGTTGATCCTGGCTGCTGTCGTGGAGGCAGCAGCAGTGCTGGGCAATGGCGCGCTGCTGGTCGTGGTGCTGCGCACGCCAGGACTGCGCGACGCCCTCTACCTGGTGCACCTGTGCATCGTGGATCTGCTGGCGGCCGCCTCCATCATGCCGCTGGGCCTGCTGGCCGCGCCGCCGCCCGGGCTGGGCCGCACGCGCCTGGGACCCGCGCCCTGCCGCGCCGCGCGCTTCCTCTCGGCTGCGCTGCTGCCCGCCTGTACACTCGGTGTGGCCGCGCTTGGCTTAGCGCGCTACCGTCTCATAGTGCACCCGCTGCGGCCCGGCGCGCGGCCTCCGCCCTCCCTTGTGCTCACTGCCGTCTGGGCCGTGGCGGGGTTGATGGGCGCGCTCTCCTTGCTCGGGCCGCCGCCCGCACCGCCCCCTGCCCCAGCTCGCTGCTCGGTCCTGGCCGGGGGCCTCGGGCCCTTCCGGCCGCTTTGGGCGCTGCTGGCCTTCGCGCTGCCTGCCCTCCTTCTGCTTGGCGCCTATGGCAGCATCTTCCTTGTGGCGCGCCGCGCCGCCCTGCGGCCCCCGCTGCCAGCGCGAGGGTCCCGGCTGCGCTCAGACTCTCTGGATAGCCGCCTCTCCATCttgccgcccctccggcctcgcCTGCCTGGGGGCAAAGCAGCCCTGGCCCCAGCGCTGGCCGTGGGCCAGTTCGCAGCCTGCTGGCTGCCTTACGGCTGTGCGTGCCTGGCGCCCGCTGCGCAGGCCGCAGCGGCCGAAGCGGCCGTCACCTGGGTAGCCTATTCGGCCTTCGCGGCTCACCCATTCCTGTACGGCCTGCTGCAGCGCCCCGTGCGCAGGGCGCTGGGCCGCCTCGCCCGCGAAGCGCTGCCCCGACCCCCGCGAGCCTGCACTCCACGGGCGTGGCACCCGCGGGCCCTCTTGCAGCACCTCCAGGGACCTACAGAGGGCCCTGCCCTAGGCCCTTCTGAGGCACTAAAACAAGCTCCAGATTTGGCAGAAGGGGAGAGCCTGAGAAGGCCAGAGACCACCTGAGAGATCTGTCTCCCAAGCTGAGCTGGGACTGGAGAACGGAGGGCAGTATCAGAAGGAGcccatccagggccggccccgtggcttagccgttaagtgcgcgcgctccgctgctggcggcctgggcttcggatcctggcgccctccgactcaccgcttctccggccatgctgaggctgtgtcccacatacagcaactagaaggatgtgcaactatgacatacaactacctgctggggctttggggaaaaaataaaaataaaaaataaaaataaaaaaagaaggagcCCATCCAGCGTCCTGCACAGGTTGTGGCAGGTGCCTAGCCTGGACTTCTAACTCTggaacatgagaaagaaaagggcctgcaggaccggccctgtggcttagcggttaagtgcgcgcgcgcgctccgctgctggcggcccaggttcggatcctgggtgcgcaccgccgcacagcttctccggctatgctgaggctgcgtcccacatacagcaactagaaggctgtgcagctatgacatacaactatctactggggctttgggggaaaaaaaataaatacaaaaaaaaaaaaaaggttgcagcatttaaaaaaaaaaaaaagaaacaagaaaagggcCTGCAGCCTCCTGAGGCCCAGAGGCTTCTGGGAACTAAGAATCCTGGATTCTGGGCCCAACTCTGCATGGCCTTGTAAACAGACCTACCCTTCCGTAggcttcagttttcccatctgtacccTGGACCATCTCTAAGGGCTCCTCCAGCTTAGGTGGTTTGGACACTCATGGATGATCCGCAGGCCAAGGAAAGAGCAGAGGTGGGCAGGATCACAAAGAAGAGGACCTAAGGGCTCACAGCCAAAGGGATGGGCCAAGCAGGGCAGGGTCTGGATTACAGCCACAACAGGAGAAACCAGTGGAGAGACACTCAGAAAGActtccctgacatctgcaccgaGGAGAGGCTGAACAAAGCTACTGGAACTCCTCCATCAGCCTCTAAAATACCCAGAAAACAACCGGATCAGTTTGGtgctggaggcaggaggctggacaacatGACCCCCAAAGGACCCTGAAGCCCCAGAACTGGCAAATGGAAGGAGCCAAGGCCCAACCAGGCTGGTGGATTCACAGATGGGGGTCCTCTGGGGCCTCGGCTGCACCTATTTTCTGAAGGTTTTGCTAACACCCACAGTGGTTCACAGCTTCCTGGTCTCTGAGAATATTTATTCAAAAACAGGGATTGAAAAAACTGTACAGAGTTTGTCTGCTGCTGAGAACTCGGCCCCTGCCCCACGCCACTCCCCCAGCTGCTCGGCAGTGCCCCCTCTCTGGGTTGCCCTCTGCCAAGCCCAGCCAGTCCATTCCAGTCAAAAGGGTATCAGTGGAAGCAGCAGGAATCTGCAGGGAGGTGGGGAAAGAAGCATGGCCCCCAGccacccccagccctcctccctgTTCCCCACAGGGGGGTAGTAGGCTGGGAAGCCCTAAGGGATGGGGAGTACATGAGTGACCTCCCCCAAAGTGGGGGCACTAAGGACGCTTCCTGCATCCAAGCACAGAGCTAGAGGGTGTGGAACCCCCTATTCCTGGGGCTGCCGCAGCTCCTAGAACCCTGGGCCAGAAACTGCCCCCACTCTGAGAGGAGGAACTCCCACAGACCAGGGCCAGATTGGGGGTGCATCCATGCGTCTGGGCATTAGCGGTGTTTGGGACTCCACGGTGGAGTCTCCTTGGGCAGGTAGGGTGCCGAGGCAGCCCCCTGCCAGCGGTCCTGCCTGCCCCCGCGCCTGTGCCTCAGCTGGCCTCAGTAGGGGGAGAATTTCTGCCGCTCAGCTTTCTTGCTCCCATTGGCCGCTGCCATCTTGGCAGTGTAGGCTGCCAAGCCCGGCGGCGgccctggggaggcaggtggtaGAGCCAAGAAGGGCACAGGCTTGAGGCCGATGAAGTTGGAGAGGGAGATGGCATAGGGTGTGCCCAGCAGGCCTGGGGGAGCCGTGGGCAGGGCCGTCAGGGGCGGCGAGAAGGGGGCAGGCAGGTCTGCAGGGGCTGAGCCAGGCGTCCCCCCAGAGGTAGACTTGGCCGTTTCTAGACTGGAGAGAAGGATATGGGGGGAATGAAGGGGAAGGTGGGGGTAAGAGAGGGGGCAATGAAGGCAAATATAGGGGGCAAGATTAGATGAAAGAGACAAATTGCCAACAATGACATGGGGCAGATGTGTTTGGGGAAAAGATAGGAAAGTGGGAGATGGGGATGGGAAGAAAGGACAAGTAGATACAGtatggggtgaggggagaaatGAAGAGGCCAAAAACCCAGGGAAAAGAACCAGggatggggaaagaggacatgagGGACGGATGTAGACAGGGAAGATGGGGCAACAtggagtgagtgaggcagggttAGGGGAGGAAGACGATGGACCCAGACAGAGAAGGGAGGTCAGCTCTCCCCACCCGACCTGTACCTTTCCCAGGCATTTAAGCCCTGTGAAATGTGACACACCCAGCCCCCAACTCACCAGGCAGTGATGAGGTACTGGGCCAGGGCGATGGAGACCGGGGAACCAGTGATGGTCACGTGCCGTTCGCCAGCACCTTCTGCTTGGTTTCCGATCTTGATATGTGCCCCTGACATCTGCCGGATCTCACTGATCTTGCTGCCCTGGCGCCCGATCACGCAGCcaatcagctggggggagggcggAATTCAACCCTAGGCGAGGCTCAGACCCCCGGGCCCCCCTACCCACCCTCAAACCACCCCATCCCCTGCTCACGTCGTTGGGAACCAAGAACTCCTGCGAGCTGGTCTGTGCACCAGGATCCAGTCCTGGGGGGGAGAAGAGGGATTGGGCGTGGTTCTGGGCCTTTCCTGCCTCCCATGTCCATTCCAGGGGGGCTCCCTGGCCCCTTGGAATCTGCCCCCGCCTCCTTCTGCAGGGGCTGCTCACCTGGCACCATGCTGGGTGAGGCAAAAGGGACTGCGTGGCCAGAGAGCTGCTGGAGCTTGGTGACCTGTGCCAAAGAAGAGGGGTTAGAAGTCAGAGGAGGCTTGGTTCCGGAAGTGGTGCCTTGTGCTGTGGGTCACTCACCTCAGCTGAGGTCACAGCCCCATACTGACCCTGGACAGAGAAGCCCTGTGGGGACAAAGTGGGTGAAAAGGGGGTTACTGCGACAGGTCAGGACATTTTAGCCAGTTACTCCTCCCCCCTCTCCCTGGACCTCTAATTCCTtcttccatcccctcccccatctcaatCCCCCTCCTCCAGTAATGCCTCCTACCCCTCCTGCTGTTCCCCCTCACCTGGTTGGCGGAGAGAAGGACGGTACCTAAGGAGAGGCTTGGATGATATGGGATAGTGGCTCCTTTGGGTGGGGACTGGAAGGCACAAATAGGGAGGCTCTATCAGGACCCTCTCAGGCCTCACTGACCTCCCCAAGGGCTCTATATTCTCAAGGCCCTGCCCATGACCCCCAGGTAAATGCATCCCAATATCCTGGAGCTCCTAATCCATCCCTGcagccccaccctgcccccacctgGTGTCACAGGCATAGGATTTGGGGGACTGAGAAGGCAAGCCCAGCGCCCATCCCATGTCCACTCTCCCTGTCCCAGGGCGGCACCTCCAGGATAACAGCGCAGATCTGACGCACACACAGGATGATGGCATCAGGCACCCCAGACACGGTGACAGCACGCTCTGTAGAGTTGGGGAGCAGGTCCCCTGCCACCTGCACCTGGGCACCTGTGGTCTGCAAGCAGAGAACAGAGGCCATTTCTGGCTGCTCCCATAACCCAGAGTAGTGCTGCCCAGGCTTGGAGCTCCCCAGGGGATAGGAAGCCATAAGCCTAGGTCCCCCCTCACAACTGGAGGGTGGGACTCCCAGCAGGTGGTATCCCCTTTCCCTCACCTCTCGGATCTCCTTGATCTTGGTGCCAGCCTTCCCAATCAGTGAGCCACACTGGCTTGCAGGGATGACAAGGCGCAGGGTCACCGGAGGCCTGGAGACATTCCCACCATTTGCAGGagcagtgcaaaggtcctgagcaGGAAGACTGTGCGTTGGCCATGCTTACCCCTTCTGCTCTCTTGCCCCTGGAGCACCTTTCTGCTGAAGGATGAAGGAAGGAAGCCCTCCCCCAGTCCCATTCCAACGAGAGAACCCTGCCCTGGGCTTGGCCTCCTCTCCCACCCATAGCCACTGTGCGGAATTGCAGTCCTGTTACTCCTGGGAACCACCTTGGCCTCTCACCCCAGCTTGCTACACACCTCGTCCAGCTTGAAGGCGATCATGGAGACCGCATGGAAGACGGCTGCCGTAGACCCAGTGATGGTGGTGATGCGCTCAGGGCAGGAGCCCTCAGAGATGGTGATCCGGGCACTGCTCTGCAGGTACAGGACAAGTGCAGGGCAGCGGGGCTCCTTCTCCGCTTCCTGGCCAGGAACCTGTCTGCCTGCCCCACTCACCGGGCACAAGCCAAGGCTGGAAACAGCCACCTTCTAGCGGCACTCACTGGTCATCCCAGATGGTGGGGTTCAGGGATAAGGTGGAACAGGGACCTCCCCTTCCCTCCAAATCAGGTGCCCTAGGCTCCTCTCCCAAACTCGATCCTCACCTGCTCCCGGATTCGCTTGACAGTCTCTCCTTTctgcaggagacaaaatagaGAATGGCTCTTAGCCTGAATGGTTATTGCCTCCTTTCCTGGACTGAGGCCTCAGGTCGAAGGGGACACACAGAGCAGAACCGGGTACCTACCTTCCCAATTATGCTGCCCACCTCCTGCAAACAAGACAAGAGTGGAGTCAGGGGGACACCAATCCCCAGACCCTGCTCCTCCCCGCACCGGGGGCAGGGgctccacaggagagaggccaccTGAGATCAAACTCCCAGTTGGTCAGGCTTTGTCTCACCTTGCCCTCTGCCCCCTCACAAGCCACAGTGGAGCCCCCACCAACTCACCTTCCCATGCATCAGCATCCGCAAGGTGAGGGTGATGCTGAGCTCTGGCTCTTCCTCCAGCCCCGCATCTGAGCCGCTCATCCTGTCAGGCGGGGCTGGGGCCACAGTGGCCTGGGAGTGTGTCCACACTGCGGCCTGGCTGGCTCTGGTGGGGTGGCAGAAGAGGGGTGAGAGAGCAGCTCAGGTCTCCTTTGGGTCCTCTGCCCTTACATGGGGACCCCAGAGCCAGGCTAACCAAACTCCCAGAGAGGGAGACAGTGTGGACTCCAAGTTTCAAATGTCATAATGAccagtgtgtgcttgtgtgtaacTCACTAGCTGTGTAGCCCTGGACAGCTCATTTAACACATCTGGGCCTCAGCCTCCCCATCTTTAGGAAGAGGGATACCAAGTGCTACCCGCAAAGAgttatgagaattaaaatgagataaGCACACATGTGGTAGGCACCTAGTCCCCATGAgtatccttcctttcctctcgCACATTAGAAGAAAGAATTAACTAGGAGGCCTATGGGAGTCCAGAGAGCGGGAGCCTCCTCCCTGACCTCTTGGAAGAGGGGACCTTGTGGATTGGGCCTTGAAAGTTGAGTTAAGGCTGAAAGGTTACTTCAAACAAGAGGCATGGCatccaggggccagagcccccaCTGGCCAGAGTACGGAGGAGAGCTGGAGAGGAAGCAGCAGCAGCCatggggagccatgggaggtcTTGAAAGAAGGGTGGAAATGAAGATCATGAGGCTCTAGGAGGGGTCCTCTTGCCCCTACCTTCCCCAGACCTGGCAAAGTcttggggagggtggggggcagGCCAGGAGTCCCACCGCCAGAGGCTACACCTGTCCACTAGAGGTCACTAAAGCAGAGGCTCCCTGCAGACAGCCATGAGCAGGGTTCATTCAGTACCTGGGGGTTGGCGGGGAGGTTAGGGAACAAGAGCCTACATAGAGTTTTCCAAGCACTCTCCtccatgctgaggaggcaagaAGTGTCCAGGCTGGCCACATTCCCAGCCTGGAGCACTTTCTATTACACCAGAAACAAGTCACTTGGACTCTTTTCCTCACccataaaatggaggaaatgcTTCCCCCCAGGACTGGGTGATAGGTGATGGGTAAGAAAGGGACCTGGGGGGCTGGGGAATGTCAAAGCCATTAACTGATGGAAGAAGGAGGAGCCAGAGATTAGCTCCTGGGATTAGCCCAGCCGCCAGCCCTGCCCACCAGACCCCTTTTCATGCCCCGACTTAATCCTGAACCTTAATCCTGCTTGGAAATCCCTCTCCTCCAGCCGCTGTCTCCTGCCAAGGCTCAGCCTTGATGGGGAGCTCACTGGGGGACCAAAACCCAAGGAGGAAAACAGAGAGTGGGACCAACTGGTGCCGAGTCTGAGCCAAGACCAAGCCCTAACCCTGCAAATTCCTTCTGCAAAGGATGAGTGTGCTGGGCCTGGAGCACTCTGGAGACCTCTGGGCACCTTCCCCTCAGCCCCCTGCCCTACCCTCACATGAGGGTCAAGGGCATGGAGCTCTAGTCGAATGCCCTCTCAGGATCCAGAGCTTGGGCATGGAGTAGGAAGGGGGTGCTCCCCGCCTGGCTTTCTCAGGAAGCCTGAGCAAGCCACTGCAAGTATGAggcttctgtttcttcatctgcaccATGGGGGTGACAATCCTGTCCCCCTAAGCACCCAATAACTGTTGCCTCCCCAGCAtctgctcctccctcccaccaAGTAGGCTCTCCAGAGGGCGGAGGTCAACAACGGATGCAGGGACTGTGCTCTGCGAGCATCCTGGCCAGCCTCATGCTGGCTGCCCTTGCTAACATTCCCCCAGCTGCCTGCACTTCCCCCAGCAAAGCACTTGTGATGACGTGCTTGGTTTCTGCCTCCCTGGACAGCCAAGCCCAGGAGCTCCTTAGAACAGCAGCCAAGGCTGCCACTTTCTCCTTGTGTCCCCAGAGCTCAGGCCAGAGAAGGTGCTCAGAACATACCAGTTAGCTGAACAGATGAATTCACCAAACAGGAGGGGAACCTGATGTCTAGAGAAGATCTGTaagctgcccaaggtcacaaagaggTGGGACATGGTAGCCCTAGCAGGGTCCTGCCTGCTAGTGCAGAGTTCCATCACATCCCCATCTGCCTCCCCTTTCTAGCTGTCCCATCTGGGTTTGTCAGTTCTCATCCTAGAGGGGGTCTCTTCAAAGGTGGGGAGGAGGCTTTAGCAGTCCCTGAGACCCCTGCCTGGCTAGTAGATGCGGGTTGTGTTTGGGAAGGACTGACAACTTGCCCAGAGCCACGGTCTTGAGCTCCAGAATTTTCTGGGGCTCAGGGACCCCTTTGGGGTGGTAAACGGTGGGGGACCTGATATTGTCCCCATACTATTTCCACATCACCTCTTGTGGGCATAAGCCTCCAGGAAAAACAGGGCAGAAGGGCTGGAATGTAGTCAGAACTAGGGCTCCTGCCCTGAAAAAGGTACCTGGGTCTGCAGCAGAGCCCCAATGCCCCAAATTCAATGGGTAACCTTTACCCACCTGTGctatgtgggggtggggggggagtggCGGGGGGGAGTTGCTGGTCTCTCTGTGTCCTTCCTGTTCTGATGGACTCTCAAAGTCTTTCCCGTCTTTAGGAGAAAACAAGGCTCCTGACATA
Proteins encoded:
- the PCBP4 gene encoding poly(rC)-binding protein 4 isoform X2; the protein is MSGSDAGLEEEPELSITLTLRMLMHGKEVGSIIGKKGETVKRIREQSSARITISEGSCPERITTITGSTAAVFHAVSMIAFKLDEDLCTAPANGGNVSRPPVTLRLVIPASQCGSLIGKAGTKIKEIRETTGAQVQVAGDLLPNSTERAVTVSGVPDAIILCVRQICAVILESPPKGATIPYHPSLSLGTVLLSANQGFSVQGQYGAVTSAEVTKLQQLSGHAVPFASPSMVPGLDPGAQTSSQEFLVPNDGSKISEIRQMSGAHIKIGNQAEGAGERHVTITGSPVSIALAQYLITACLETAKSTSGGTPGSAPADLPAPFSPPLTALPTAPPGLLGTPYAISLSNFIGLKPVPFLALPPASPGPPPGLAAYTAKMAAANGSKKAERQKFSPY
- the PCBP4 gene encoding poly(rC)-binding protein 4 isoform X1, which encodes MSGSDAGLEEEPELSITLTLRMLMHGKEVGSIIGKKGETVKRIREQSSARITISEGSCPERITTITGSTAAVFHAVSMIAFKLDEDLCTAPANGGNVSRPPVTLRLVIPASQCGSLIGKAGTKIKEIRETTGAQVQVAGDLLPNSTERAVTVSGVPDAIILCVRQICAVILESPPKGATIPYHPSLSLGTVLLSANQGFSVQGQYGAVTSAEVTKLQQLSGHAVPFASPSMVPGLDPGAQTSSQEFLVPNDLIGCVIGRQGSKISEIRQMSGAHIKIGNQAEGAGERHVTITGSPVSIALAQYLITACLETAKSTSGGTPGSAPADLPAPFSPPLTALPTAPPGLLGTPYAISLSNFIGLKPVPFLALPPASPGPPPGLAAYTAKMAAANGSKKAERQKFSPY
- the GPR62 gene encoding G-protein coupled receptor 62: MANTTGLNATEVAGSMGLILAAVVEAAAVLGNGALLVVVLRTPGLRDALYLVHLCIVDLLAAASIMPLGLLAAPPPGLGRTRLGPAPCRAARFLSAALLPACTLGVAALGLARYRLIVHPLRPGARPPPSLVLTAVWAVAGLMGALSLLGPPPAPPPAPARCSVLAGGLGPFRPLWALLAFALPALLLLGAYGSIFLVARRAALRPPLPARGSRLRSDSLDSRLSILPPLRPRLPGGKAALAPALAVGQFAACWLPYGCACLAPAAQAAAAEAAVTWVAYSAFAAHPFLYGLLQRPVRRALGRLAREALPRPPRACTPRAWHPRALLQHLQGPTEGPALGPSEALKQAPDLAEGESLRRPETT